ACGCTAAAGGATTACCTAACATGCAAATCAATGCTGCTGATCCAGGCGCTACAAATACTGATTTAGTTGGTGATTTTAGTAATAATTCCAAACACGTTTCTGAAGGAATCAAGCCAATCATTCAATTAGCAACGATTGGTGCAGATGGCCCAACAGGTACATTTATTAATGGCGATGGAGAGATGCCTTGGTAGATCAATTTTATGTTACAAACATTGAAATTAGAGGTATATAAAAAATGCTTCTGCAATAGATGCAATAAACATGCAATACAATATGGAGGCGAAGTAAATGAAAAGTATTACGTTTGAAGAACATTATGTCATTGAAGATATTCAAAAAGAAACGATGAATGCGATATCAGCAGATCCTAAAGGTGTACCGATGAAAGTAATGTTAGAAGGCCTTGAAAAAAAGACAGGTTTTACAAATGCCGACGAATTATCACATCATGATGAACGTATCCAATTTATGAATAATCAAGACGTTCAAATTCAAGTCTTATCTTATGGAAATGGTTCTCCTTCAAATTTGGTTGGTCAGAAAGCCATTGAATTATGTCAAAAAGCAAATGATCAATTGGCAAACTATATTGCACAATATCCCAATCGCTTTGTAGGCTTTGCAACTTTACCTATCAATGAGCCTGAAGCCGCAGCGCGAGAATTCGAACGTTGCATCAATGATTTAGGATTCAAAGGTGCGCTCATTATGGGACGTGCACAAGATGGTTTTCTTGATCAAGACAAATATGACATTATTTTCAAAACAGCTGAAAATTTAGACGTACCGATTTATCTACATCCCGCGCCAGTTAACAGTGACATTTATCAATCATACTATAAAGGAAATTATCCTGAAGTAACTGCGGCAACATTTGCTTGTTTTGGTTATGGTTGGCACATTGATGTCGGCATTCATGCAATACATCTAGTATTATCTGGTATTTTTGATCGTTATCCAAAGTTAAATATGATTATTGGACATTGGGGTGAGTTTATCCCATTCTTCTTAGAACGTATGGATGAAGCTTTATTCGCTGAACATTTGAACCACCCTGTAAGCTATTACTTTAAAAATAATTTTTATATCACACCGAGTGGCATGTTAACGAAGCCACAGTTTGATTTAGTCAAGAAAGAAGTAGGTATTGATAGAATTCTTTATGCTGCTGATTATCCATATATTGAGCCTGAAAAATTAGGTGTATTTTTAGATGAACTGGGTTTAACAGATGAAGAAAAAGAGAAAATAAGTTATACAAATGGTGCTAAATTATTAGGTTTATCACCTAACAATTAACAAATGGAGGTCATTGAATATGGAAACTTTAGAATTACAAGGCGCTAAATTACGATACCACCAAGTCGGACAAGGACCCGTGCTCATCTTTATTCCTGGTGCAAACGGTACCGGAGACATTTTTCTGCCTCTTGCAGAACAGTTAAAAGACCATTTTACTGTTGTAGCCGTTGATCGTCGTGATTATGGAGAAAGCGAGTTAACTGAACCACTCCCTGATTCCGCTTCAAACCCTGACAGTGATTATCGTGTCAAACGCGACGCACAGGACATTGCCGAACTTGCAAAGTCATTAAGTGATGAACCTGTCTATATATTAGGTTCAAGTTCAGGTTCAATCGTTGCGATGCATGTGTTAAAAGATTACCCTGAAGTCGTTAAAAAGATTGCATTTCACGAACCACCAATTAATACATTTTTACCAGACAGTACTTATTGGAAAGATAAAAATGATGACATTGTGCATCAAATTTTAACAGAAGGCTTAGAAAAAGGCATGAAAACATTTGGCGAAACATTAAATATCGCACCAATTGATGCAAAAATGATGTCTCAACCTGCTGATACTGAAGAAGGACGTATAGAACAGTACAAACGTACGATGTTCTGGTCAGAATTTGAAATTAGACAATATACGCATTCAGATATTACTTTGGATGATTTCACAAAATACAGCGATAAAATCACCCTACTAAATGGGACAGATTCTAGAGGCTCCTTCCCACAAGATGTTAACTTTTATATAAATAAAGAAACTGGCATACCTATTGTAGATATTCCAGGCGGTCACTTAGGTTATATTCAAAAACCTGAAGGCTTTGCTGATGTATTATTAAATATGTGGGGTTAATTGATTGTTCTCTAATAAAACAGCTTGGACAGTTTTCAAATTATATTTGATGGCTGACCAAGCTTATTTTTATTTACGCTTAAACGTTCAAATCAACTCGTTATTATACATGAAGGCATGTTAACCATTCTCTTCCACTGAAAACACTACTGTTCCAAACATTGATAGTCTTCTTTTGAAATACCCTTTCCGATAAGCACCAAATATTCTGGCACTTTTTTTGAAAATGCTACAGGTGTTAATTCATATTGTCCTTGTGTAAATTGAATGAGATACGTATGTGCGGTGTCTTCAAATGTCATAAACCCTTTCAACCTATAAATATGAGACGGAAGGCATGCTAAACGTTTTATAAACTCTGCTTTAGTACATTTGACTGGTGATTGCACAAATTGATGATTAATCATTTGATGTAAAGACTTATGTTTATTGTCAGAAGTTGCTGTCATTTGTCTAACTGATATTGGCAAAGTGACGCTGCCATGCATACCGACTTGTATATCGGCCTCTGGGTTAATAACTTCTAAATCTTTCAATAGTTTGCTCGTTGTTTCAACATCTGCTGAATCTATTTTATTAACAAATAAGACAGAACAATATGCTAATTGCTCATAAAATAAGCCTTGGATGTCTTTAGGGAATGATTTAATGTGTTTATACATGCTTGCGTCTATTACACCAATCATATGTGTAATTGTTGTAAACGGAGCTAAAATAGGCGTTAAACAAGCATCTAAGACAGAGACCGGTTCTGCAATCCCACTACATTCAATAAATACAATGTCTGGTTGCTCTTTTAAATATAATTGATGTAACTGTTCTGATACATCTGCTTTCATTGCACAACAGATACACCCCTCTGTCAGTTCACTTAAAGGTATGTCTTCAGATACTAAGGCACCATCAACACTCATTTTCCCAAATTCATTCATGATGACTGCTGGTTTCAGCGATTCCTTTAATGATTCAGCGAGCAAATGATTTAAGACAGTCGTTTTACCGCCACCTAAAAACCCACCTATAATAACTATTTTCATCTGCGACTCTCCTCTTATACTTCATATGAATAGCATATTCCAAGATAGATCTCCTATTGACTGACATGACTCTATATTCAGTTATAGTTCATTTTTTTTAAATAATCAGCATTACTATTTTAACAATGATGCCTACACCAATAACTAAAGACAATGATGTCACCATTTGCTTTCCAATTAATTTTAGTGCTGACTGACCACCTAAATGTTTCAAAAGCATCGTCATTGTGACCGAGCACGCTGTAAATGTTGAACTAAAAAACACAAGTAGTAGTAACTGTGTTGCTGTCATTCCTTGTAATAAGGCGCCCTGATGCAAATTAAACAAGAGCATGCCGTCTTTTCGAATCATTGAAAATAAAATCCCTGGTGACAATTCTGACGAGATGCCTAATAACGATAATATAGGTGTAAATATTTGTGATAAAACATTCAAAATTGGCGTTAGTGATAAAATACTAACAATAAGACAGATTGTGATAAAAATAGGTAGCGCTTGAACGATAAACATTTGTATATTTTGCCACATTTGTAGCAACATTTGACGTATATTTGGCATATGTAATTGCCTATCATAAGGTAGCGGAACGCTAAGTTGTTGATCATTCTTTTTCAACCATATCCTATTATGTAAGATGCCACCTAAAAGTACTAATATTAAGTACGGCATAAATAGCCATGACTTTCCAGCTACACTAAAAATAGATAATGTCGCACCTATTTGATAACTACAAGAACTACCAAAGCTTATTAAACTCATACACTGTGTCTTCGTGCAGGTATGGCATTGGTGTGCTGCTTGTGAAATAGCTGCTGCATTACATCCAAACCCTTCTAATAGTGGCACGATATCATTACCTTGTAATCCTATCCATAACATTGACGGTTCAATTGCCCATATCATCCATGATTTGAGTCCTGTTTGATCAATTATAGCAGTTGATAAACTAATCAATATTACAACCGGCAATGCCCATACGAGCGAATATGTTCCAAGTGATAGCACACCATAATCACCAAATAATATATGCTGTAATATATCGTGATTGAGCAATGTTGTTTGAGTTAAATATTCTATCCATGCTGACACATACTGATTTTGAAACCAATCTGAAAATTGATAAGCGATACCGATTGGCAATGCAAACATTAAAAATATCAACAACCAGGCTAAAAATGTCGCACTTATTTTAGGTCTTAAATGTCGTCGCTCATGTTGAAATAGTGTCAATTGTTCTATCACATGTTCACTCGCTATAGGCGAAGAAACTACACTTTCTGCCAATGAAATATCTAATTTCTGTTTTATGATTAATAATCTTAATTTCGCTTTTTCTGTTGCGGTAAGTTTATCCGCATGACTAATAACCAAATAATGAGGTTCATTAGGTATGGGCGTATAATGCCCAGTTCTCATATCATATTTCACTTCTAACATGTGCATGACACTTCACAACATGAATAATCATCTAAATACATTTGATTTTTTTGATAATTTTCAATGACATCTTGTTTAGCTGGTAAGCCTTCCCGCTGTGTTAAAAGATGTGCAAGTACTGCAAATCGCGCTCTAAATTTATAGATATAGCATAATTTGGCATTATCATTTTCAACTGTTGCACCAATCATAAAAATATTCGGATAACGTGTCGATTCATCATGTGTTGTTAATTTAATATCTTGATTTGTTGTCACAAATAATTGTTGAACGATTGGATTTTTTGTTGCATCAAAGCCAGTTGCTAGTATTGGTTCATGAGGTGTAAGCACACTTTGTCCGCTATCAAAACTGATATGATACTGTCCATTGTTAAAATCAATATCTTTAACTGTATAATGTACATTCATTTCGATGCGAGCACCTTGCTTAATGACATTACCTAGTCGCTGACGTGTATAAGGTGACAATCTAACACTAGGATCAGCATCCGGATCATTTAAACCGGTTGTGCTAGTATAAAGTGCGATGTCAGAGCCATTTTTTGCAAGTTGATATGCAGCATCAAAGCCACTTTCATTACCTCCGATAACCACATATTGCCCCTTATTAAAGTTATCAAAGTCTTCAATTTCACTATAATGAATACCATATTTAAATGGCTTTTTAGGGAAATTATAATCACCTGTTGCGACAAAGATATAATCCGCGTGATATATCTCTGTTGTCGTTGCAATCGTATAATATGCATCATCTACAGATATATTTGTGACAACTGTATTTTCAAAGATATTCAGCTCGTAATGGTTGGCAACCACTTGTAAATATTCAGCATATGTTTCTCCGGAAATATGTTCTTCATTAAATGTAAATGCTGGTGAAGTATCCATGGAAATTGCATTCATATCAGGCATGCCAAATCCATTAGACGTAAATGATGGCGTGATCGTACGGGTCGATTTCGGCCAATGTTTAAATGAATGTCCTACTGTTCCTTTTTCTAAAATAATGACATCTGTTATACCGAAATCTTTTAAGGTAATGGCCATACCTATACCTGCAGCACCGGCACCGATAATAGCCACTTTATGATGTTGCATATTAACACTCCCTCAATGATCTATTTCAAGTTATTGTTTTTGATTATAAATCGTAATAATTACGATTTATAAAGTATAGACCTATCCTTGAGAAATTTCAATATTAAAAGAAAAACTTCCGTTATTGTAGAGAATTCATCTACATTTCGGAAGTTGGTATGTGTCTTTTTTTAAAATTTAAGGCTGCTACGTTTAGTTCAAATGATTATGAATGACATTTCATGGTATCATCCAGCCTCAGTACTTGGAGATAACATTTTGGCGGTGAGACAGAAATCATATTTTTACAAAATTTATTTCGTCGTCCCACCCCAATAAAGAAAAAGTATTTCTTTATTGTTGTGTAACTTCTCCACGTTGTATTTCACTATCCAAATTTTGTTTCATATTTTCAAACAACTCTTGAAATCTAACCTCATCTTGATCAGAATAACCTTTAAAAATAACTGAATCTATATTTTCCTCGTTAAAATAATAAATTTCATCTTCTACAACACCAATCGGATATTTACATGCAGAATAGTCAAACATATACTTTTGATTTTCAATTTCTACAATTGGTCCTCTATTAATAATCATTAACTTTTGCGAACCTTCTTTTAAATAAATAATGCTTCCTATTGTTTCCATTTATTTTCCTCCTTTGTCACCGTCTCAATTTCAACATTCCTTCGCATTTCCAAGTCAATCATCTCTTCTTCCACTTTACGAATGCCATGTTGAATTTGCTGTTGCTGCTCGTATAACGCTTCCGTTGAACGTCGTTTCGCAAAATGAAATTCATCGCGGAACTGTTCCATACGACTAGCCATATTGCTACTATAATAACGCTCACCTAAATGTTGATATAATTGATCTATCGAATGATTAAGCGCATCACTTTCATCTATCAATGCTTTAACCTCTCGCTTTTCATCATATAAGTCATCCATTTGCTCATGTTTCGCTGTGATTATTTTATTGATTTCATCCAGTTTATTCGACATCATTTCACCACGTTTTAATTTTTACCAATTTCATTACCAATCATTACGTCAGTTTGGTCAAAAGCCTCACCAACTTTTTGTATATTATCGCTCGCAGTTCGTATTGCTTCAGCAACAGATTGATTCTTACTCATCAAATCATCTATCACACTATGAGCATTATTATTTCCACTTACTGTTGTACTTTCATCTTTATCCGGTTTCGACACATTATTACATGTTTCAACAGCGCTTTTAATAGATGATGATGCACTATTGGTCTTAAAAATATCACTTTGAACTGTACTCATCATTTACACCTCTCTCCATTTAAATTATTTTAAAATTATTAGAAACTGTATCAATATATGATATTCAAACATTCAATTATACTTA
The genomic region above belongs to Staphylococcus aureus and contains:
- a CDS encoding amidohydrolase family protein: MKSITFEEHYVIEDIQKETMNAISADPKGVPMKVMLEGLEKKTGFTNADELSHHDERIQFMNNQDVQIQVLSYGNGSPSNLVGQKAIELCQKANDQLANYIAQYPNRFVGFATLPINEPEAAAREFERCINDLGFKGALIMGRAQDGFLDQDKYDIIFKTAENLDVPIYLHPAPVNSDIYQSYYKGNYPEVTAATFACFGYGWHIDVGIHAIHLVLSGIFDRYPKLNMIIGHWGEFIPFFLERMDEALFAEHLNHPVSYYFKNNFYITPSGMLTKPQFDLVKKEVGIDRILYAADYPYIEPEKLGVFLDELGLTDEEKEKISYTNGAKLLGLSPNN
- a CDS encoding alpha/beta hydrolase is translated as METLELQGAKLRYHQVGQGPVLIFIPGANGTGDIFLPLAEQLKDHFTVVAVDRRDYGESELTEPLPDSASNPDSDYRVKRDAQDIAELAKSLSDEPVYILGSSSGSIVAMHVLKDYPEVVKKIAFHEPPINTFLPDSTYWKDKNDDIVHQILTEGLEKGMKTFGETLNIAPIDAKMMSQPADTEEGRIEQYKRTMFWSEFEIRQYTHSDITLDDFTKYSDKITLLNGTDSRGSFPQDVNFYINKETGIPIVDIPGGHLGYIQKPEGFADVLLNMWG
- a CDS encoding CobW family GTP-binding protein, which translates into the protein MKIVIIGGFLGGGKTTVLNHLLAESLKESLKPAVIMNEFGKMSVDGALVSEDIPLSELTEGCICCAMKADVSEQLHQLYLKEQPDIVFIECSGIAEPVSVLDACLTPILAPFTTITHMIGVIDASMYKHIKSFPKDIQGLFYEQLAYCSVLFVNKIDSADVETTSKLLKDLEVINPEADIQVGMHGSVTLPISVRQMTATSDNKHKSLHQMINHQFVQSPVKCTKAEFIKRLACLPSHIYRLKGFMTFEDTAHTYLIQFTQGQYELTPVAFSKKVPEYLVLIGKGISKEDYQCLEQ
- a CDS encoding nucleoside recognition domain-containing protein, coding for MLEVKYDMRTGHYTPIPNEPHYLVISHADKLTATEKAKLRLLIIKQKLDISLAESVVSSPIASEHVIEQLTLFQHERRHLRPKISATFLAWLLIFLMFALPIGIAYQFSDWFQNQYVSAWIEYLTQTTLLNHDILQHILFGDYGVLSLGTYSLVWALPVVILISLSTAIIDQTGLKSWMIWAIEPSMLWIGLQGNDIVPLLEGFGCNAAAISQAAHQCHTCTKTQCMSLISFGSSCSYQIGATLSIFSVAGKSWLFMPYLILVLLGGILHNRIWLKKNDQQLSVPLPYDRQLHMPNIRQMLLQMWQNIQMFIVQALPIFITICLIVSILSLTPILNVLSQIFTPILSLLGISSELSPGILFSMIRKDGMLLFNLHQGALLQGMTATQLLLLVFFSSTFTACSVTMTMLLKHLGGQSALKLIGKQMVTSLSLVIGVGIIVKIVMLII
- a CDS encoding NAD(P)/FAD-dependent oxidoreductase; its protein translation is MQHHKVAIIGAGAAGIGMAITLKDFGITDVIILEKGTVGHSFKHWPKSTRTITPSFTSNGFGMPDMNAISMDTSPAFTFNEEHISGETYAEYLQVVANHYELNIFENTVVTNISVDDAYYTIATTTEIYHADYIFVATGDYNFPKKPFKYGIHYSEIEDFDNFNKGQYVVIGGNESGFDAAYQLAKNGSDIALYTSTTGLNDPDADPSVRLSPYTRQRLGNVIKQGARIEMNVHYTVKDIDFNNGQYHISFDSGQSVLTPHEPILATGFDATKNPIVQQLFVTTNQDIKLTTHDESTRYPNIFMIGATVENDNAKLCYIYKFRARFAVLAHLLTQREGLPAKQDVIENYQKNQMYLDDYSCCEVSCTC
- a CDS encoding DUF4176 domain-containing protein codes for the protein METIGSIIYLKEGSQKLMIINRGPIVEIENQKYMFDYSACKYPIGVVEDEIYYFNEENIDSVIFKGYSDQDEVRFQELFENMKQNLDSEIQRGEVTQQ
- a CDS encoding TIGR04197 family type VII secretion effector, with product MMSTVQSDIFKTNSASSSIKSAVETCNNVSKPDKDESTTVSGNNNAHSVIDDLMSKNQSVAEAIRTASDNIQKVGEAFDQTDVMIGNEIGKN